The genome window TGAGGCTGATTCATGATCCAGCGGAAGGTTTTAGTGTGATGTGCTTTGTCTTCCGTTACGGGACCTTCCTGGCCATTCCCAATAACCGTCCAAGTATCCGGCACGGTGACGATGGTTTCACTAGTACACTTGTCATTAGGATAGTCATAACAGGGTACCCAGTTCCTGTTGGTATCTGTTTCTCCCTGCGTCCAAAACCCCGGTGCGCGATGCGGGTCGGAAGGGGTCGGATCGATCCATTTGAACCCACCGACTCCATTTGCACCACCCCCCACTGTGCCGCTAGGCATGATGTAGTGTACGCTTACCTTCACGTACTTCCCGCGCTGCAGAGGCGAAGGGGCATGCAGGATCAGTTTATCGCCGTTATGTTCAAACGTAACGGGGGCACCATCTAGGGTGCAATCCTTGATCTGGAGATTTGCCCCGGCATCAAGCACGATGGTGGATAGCCCATCTCGCAAAGGAGCGAGAGTGTGGGTAACGGTACCTTCGGCGGAGTGGGTATCAGGATGGACAATGAAGACAAGTTGGAGATGCTCCACATGATAGTCACGGTTGCGGGCGTAGTGGAGGGTGGCTGCGGGCGGCTCGAATGGGTTACCGCCAACACGTTGAAATTGGGCATAGGCAGTAATCCGTGACAATCCGACGAGAAACAGGCCAGATAGAAGGCAGATGAAGGACCTTGTACGATGCGGCAGCATAAGTAGATTCTCCTCAAAAGAGATAGTGTATCACGTTTGTTGTTGGGAAGAAGAGGAGGGTGCAGAGCGCGTTTTCCGTAGAACACGCAGATAGTAGAACGCTAGCCCCAGACGCCAAAGGCCGAACAGGAGCATCCCTATACCGATGGCGAGGGTAAATAGGTCTTCTTTCGAGCGCGCGTGAGGTGGAATAACGAGTGAAAGAAGGTAACTCCCAATCAGTAGACAGAGCACCCCAAAGAGGATGCTGGCAAAGCACATGGCATACAGCGTCTTTCGTCGGGCAGCGACGATGGTAGGCGTCGCCGGTTTTTTAGCAGCCATTAGCGTTAGAGCTCCAGCGTTTGTGCGTTCTCCACAAGGCCGATGTTCTTCTCCTCGTTGTCCAGAGTCAGCTCCCCCCGGCTCGTCATAGGACGCTCTATGGTCTTGGTTGTGGTCTCGCGAAAGGCTCGAAATCCGTTATGTTCGAGGGCGGCAGCAATAAGTCCTCGAAAGAGCGGGTGAGCCCGATTAGGCCTCGATTGAAATTCAGGATGAAACTGGGTGGCAATGAAATAGGGATGAGAGGGAATCTCCACCATCTCCACAAGGCGATAGTCTGGCGACAGGCCGGAGCAAAGCATCCCATGCTTCGTCAACAGCTCACGGTAGTCGTTATTCAGTTCATAGCGATGGCGATGGCGTTCATAGATAATCGATTCACCATAGAGCCGTTCGGCCATCGATCCGGATACCAACAGGCATCGATGGCTGCCGAGGCGCATGGAGTTGCCCATATTCGGCACATTTTTCTGATCGGGCAAAATGTGGATGACAGGGTGCGGGGTTCGAGGGTTTACCTCTTCGCTATGGGCTTCGGCAAGGCCACACATGTTACGAGCGAACTCCACAACGGCCATCTGCATGCCGTAACACACGCCAAGGAAGGGCAGCGGCTTGGTACGCGCATAGTGGGCAGCCATCACCTTGCCTTCAACACCTCGTGCACCGAAGCCTGGGGCGACAAGCACGGCATCTATGCCCTCCATAACCTGCTCTATCGGCTGGCGCTCCAACTTTTCGCTATCTACCCAGTGGATGTTGACGCGGGCATCGTTGGCGATACCAGCATGTTTTAAGGCCTCCGCAATGGAGATGTAGGCGTCGCCGTTCTCCACATATTTGCCAACCACGGCCACGTTCACCTCGTAGCGCGGCTGTTTGATGCGAGAGACAATTTCACGCCATTCTGCCAAATCGGGGGTCGTTTCGGGCAGGCCAAGGCGCTTCACGACGAGATCGGCTAGTCCGGCCTCTTCAAATAGAAGGGGAACCTCGTAAATGGTGTCAACGTCTACTGCGTCTACCACGGCGGCCGGCTCCACATCACAGAAAAGGGAGATTTTGTTTTTCATCTCCTGAGAGAGGGGCAAACGGGTGCGACAAATAAGCACATCCGGCTGTAGACCGATCTCACGCAGCTTCATAACGCTATGCTGTGTGGGTTTGGTTTTTACCTCGCCCCAAGGCCCTACGCTCGGAATAAGGGTTACATGGATGTACATGACGTTTTGGGGCCCCACATCTTTGCGGAACTGGCGAATGGCCTCGAGAAAAGGCAGTCCCTCAATATCGCCCACCGTGCCACCCACCTCAGCGATCACGATGTCGGCATCTGGTTCGCCGGAGGTGCCTTTGGCTGCGCTTCGAATGCGCTCTTTGATCTCGTTGGTGATGTGAGGGATCATCTGCACGGTGGCACCGAGATAGTCGCCACGTCGCTCCTTCTCAATGACCGTGCTGTAGACGCTGCCTGTGGTAACGCTGGCACGACGGGTGAGGGAGATGTCTACAAAACGCTCGTAGTGACCGAGGTCGAGATCGGTAACGGCTCCATCGTCGGTGACAAACGCCTCTCCATGCTGATAGGGGTTCATGGTGTCGGCATCCACATTGATGTAGGGATCTAGCTTTTGAAAGGTAATGCGGAAGCCTCGGTTACGTAAGAGGCGCCCCAGGCTGGCGGTGGTGATGCCTTTCCCCAGGCCGCTCACAACTCCACCGGTAACGAAAATATATTTCGTTTCAGCGCTCAACCCTCTCTCCTCTCCTTCTATGCCTTGCTGGCTGATAAGACCTCAGGGACAGAGGCCTCTTCATTCCTAAGTCCTTCGGGCTATTTATCGGCTATGACCTCGTAAGGAATCTGGTTCTCCTTCAGTATCTGAATCTGGCTTTCGTCAAGCACGTAAACATCGTTGGGCAGCACCTGCATTCTTCCACCGGTGCGCTGCATGAGAAGTAAGTAGGCTCTCAACGAGTCTTTGGCGGGTACGCGCACGCGCGTCATCCCTTTTTTGAGCTGTTCAAACTGTGGCATCGTCGCGCCCTCACTTTTATAAGCAAAGGCGCAACGGGGTCTCCGTTGCGCCCGCTATCATTATACGCACGAAGCGGAAAAAACTGCAAGAGGAGGCGCTTATGAGGAGAACGGTTTAGCAAGGCGGCGTCGCCCCTCCCACGTGCAGACTTCGGTGAAGCCCTGTCGCAACGCCATCTCCACAGCGTGCGGATAGGCATGAGCAAGTTGATCGGGGTGGTGGGCATCGGAGCCTATAGAGATATATCGCCCACCTTTATGCGCATAGAGAGCCACCGTTGCCTCGACCGGATAGGTTGTCCCTAGGCCATGATGTAGACCTGCGGTATTGATCTCCAATGCTACACCACGGGCGATCATCTCCTCAAAAAGGACCTCAAGAAGATCACGGTAAGCCCCTGGATCGTAAGGCCCCCAAGCAGCCAGGCCACGCCGATTTGCGTACTCTAGATGGGCAACTACATCGAATAGGCCGCTGCGCACCGAGTCGATCACTGCGGCAAAGTAGTCGGAGTAGGCCTGCTGCTGCGTTCGATCGCGGTTGTACTCTGGGGTCATGATCAGAACACCATCCACATAATGGACGCTGCCTAACACAAAGTCGAAGGCATAGGTTTCAAGAAAGGCTGCGATCTCCTCCTCAAAGCGTTTTTGATAGTCTATCTCTACGCCCGCACGAATACGAAGCCGATCGCCCCATACTTGGCGTGCAGCCTCTATCTCTCTAAGATAGGCGTCGTAATGAAAGTAGTCCACCACGGGGTCGCAGGGGTCGAAATCCTTATGTTCTGAAAAACCTATCTCGTCTAGGCCAATGGCTACGGCACGCTCGCAATGCTCGGCTATGGAGGCGCTGCCATCGTGAGAGCGGAACGAATGCACCTGATAGTCTACAGCATAATAGCCAGTAATCATAAATAGTTTCCTCCTCTTGTCATTAGCAAGTAAAACATGCTAGAATGTCAAATCCTGTTCGGTGGTTAAGGCCTTATGGAGGTATAGGGTGGCGGAGGACTGTTGACCACCACTCCAAGCACATCTTTTTCGGGAACAGGGCCGAAAACACGACTGTCTTCAGAGACGGCAAGATTGTCGCCGAGCACCACGATATAGCCTTTAGGCACCGTTAGCTCTACCTGAGGCCCGTGCGACGTCTGGACGATGTGCTGTTCGTAGTAATCGGCAAGACCATTGCGAAAAGCAAGAGCTTGAAGGTCCGGAAAGGAGTGTCCTAAGGGCTCGCCGGGCAGACGAGCGATGCGTTTGATGATAACCTCGCGCGCCTGGCGCACGAGCACCACCTCGTTACGGCGCAAGGGCGGGCAAAACGGGCCACGACGCCAAACCAGCACGATCTGCCCACTGTGATAAGTGGGTAACATCGAATCGCCGTCTACGATGCTTAGGCGGAAAGTCAGCATGAAAAAAAGTACAATAACAAGAAATACGGCAACAAAAACGACTTGTCTGCGTGTGGAAGGCGACATGGAAGTTCCTCGAAAGCTCTTGTAGAGTATACCCTTGCTTGGCCTCGATGGAGGTTTGAGTTGTCCCCCCCAACGCTAATACTTTTAATAGGAGGAGTGAAAGGAGACACGTGTTTCACGCACTGCTGCAACCTAACGTGGTGTCATGGCTGATGCCCACCCTTCTCATCGGTTTTCCGCTGCTTGCTGTGGGCTTTGTGGTTACGTTTCTCGCTGTGCGACGTATGGATAAGAGGTTAAAGGCGTTTCTGCGAGGGCCCGATGGAGCCAGTTTGGAGCAGATGCTGGCCCACCAAGTCTGCGAGATCGAGCGCTTGGAACAGCGTATCGAGGCGGTGGAGCAGGCAGTGGGGGTGCTGCAGGCTCAGATACCGGCATGTTTTCAAAAGCACGGCCTTGTCCGCTATAATGCCTTTGAAAACGTCGGCGGTGAGCAAAGCTTTTCGCTGGCTATGCTTGATGGGCACAACAACGGCTATGTGCTAACAAGCGTTTATAGCCGGGCCGAGGTGCGCGTCTACGCCAAACGTGTGCAGAACGGACGTGCGAGTCATCCTCTATCGGACGAGGAGACACGCGCTCTGCAAGAAGCCCTAACCTATTGAGACCCTTGCGCCGGAGAAGAGGATGACCGACGCGGATGAACAACGACTGATTGAGCGCAGCAAAGAAGGCGATCGTCGCGCCTTCGATGCTTTGGTGCGGATGCATGAAAAGCGCGTCTATAACTTGGCCTATCGTTTATGTGGCAATTACGATGAGGCCGGCGATATCACGGTAGAGGCTTTTCTACGCGTCTATCAGGCGATCAATAGTTTTCGAGGCGACGCCAACTTTTCGACTTGGCTCTATCGCATCGTCACCAACGTCTATCTAGATCGCCGAAAGCGCCAAAAGAATCGAAAAACCCTGTCGCTGGAAGAGTATGTGGAGTTAGAAGAGAGCCAAGTAACCCGTCAGATCGAAGATC of Chthonomonas calidirosea T49 contains these proteins:
- the lepB gene encoding signal peptidase I; its protein translation is MSPSTRRQVVFVAVFLVIVLFFMLTFRLSIVDGDSMLPTYHSGQIVLVWRRGPFCPPLRRNEVVLVRQAREVIIKRIARLPGEPLGHSFPDLQALAFRNGLADYYEQHIVQTSHGPQVELTVPKGYIVVLGDNLAVSEDSRVFGPVPEKDVLGVVVNSPPPPYTSIRP
- a CDS encoding CTP synthase, which translates into the protein MSAETKYIFVTGGVVSGLGKGITTASLGRLLRNRGFRITFQKLDPYINVDADTMNPYQHGEAFVTDDGAVTDLDLGHYERFVDISLTRRASVTTGSVYSTVIEKERRGDYLGATVQMIPHITNEIKERIRSAAKGTSGEPDADIVIAEVGGTVGDIEGLPFLEAIRQFRKDVGPQNVMYIHVTLIPSVGPWGEVKTKPTQHSVMKLREIGLQPDVLICRTRLPLSQEMKNKISLFCDVEPAAVVDAVDVDTIYEVPLLFEEAGLADLVVKRLGLPETTPDLAEWREIVSRIKQPRYEVNVAVVGKYVENGDAYISIAEALKHAGIANDARVNIHWVDSEKLERQPIEQVMEGIDAVLVAPGFGARGVEGKVMAAHYARTKPLPFLGVCYGMQMAVVEFARNMCGLAEAHSEEVNPRTPHPVIHILPDQKNVPNMGNSMRLGSHRCLLVSGSMAERLYGESIIYERHRHRYELNNDYRELLTKHGMLCSGLSPDYRLVEMVEIPSHPYFIATQFHPEFQSRPNRAHPLFRGLIAAALEHNGFRAFRETTTKTIERPMTSRGELTLDNEEKNIGLVENAQTLEL
- a CDS encoding histidinol-phosphatase; the encoded protein is MITGYYAVDYQVHSFRSHDGSASIAEHCERAVAIGLDEIGFSEHKDFDPCDPVVDYFHYDAYLREIEAARQVWGDRLRIRAGVEIDYQKRFEEEIAAFLETYAFDFVLGSVHYVDGVLIMTPEYNRDRTQQQAYSDYFAAVIDSVRSGLFDVVAHLEYANRRGLAAWGPYDPGAYRDLLEVLFEEMIARGVALEINTAGLHHGLGTTYPVEATVALYAHKGGRYISIGSDAHHPDQLAHAYPHAVEMALRQGFTEVCTWEGRRRLAKPFSS
- a CDS encoding DUF4446 family protein, which codes for MFHALLQPNVVSWLMPTLLIGFPLLAVGFVVTFLAVRRMDKRLKAFLRGPDGASLEQMLAHQVCEIERLEQRIEAVEQAVGVLQAQIPACFQKHGLVRYNAFENVGGEQSFSLAMLDGHNNGYVLTSVYSRAEVRVYAKRVQNGRASHPLSDEETRALQEALTY
- a CDS encoding sigma-70 family RNA polymerase sigma factor gives rise to the protein MTDADEQRLIERSKEGDRRAFDALVRMHEKRVYNLAYRLCGNYDEAGDITVEAFLRVYQAINSFRGDANFSTWLYRIVTNVYLDRRKRQKNRKTLSLEEYVELEESQVTRQIEDPSPGPEELAEAQQRQELLQKAIESLPEYQRAMIVLYHVDGLSYEEIAEVLSLPIGTVKSRLNRARLALREKLEPIREAF